In one Drosophila albomicans strain 15112-1751.03 chromosome X, ASM965048v2, whole genome shotgun sequence genomic region, the following are encoded:
- the LOC117565670 gene encoding mitochondrial import inner membrane translocase subunit TIM16: protein MAKHFARIIVYGAQSVGRAFIKAIRQEIEASRAAASHHQMIKNKSTGHDLTLKGMSLNEALQILNVKDLSSIEEIRGNYEHLFRANEKATGGSFYIQSKVFRAKERIDRELFNKMQEAMKEAPTETIKES from the coding sequence ATGGCGAAACACTTTGCACGCATCATCGTTTATGGTGCTCAATCTGTTGGACGCGCCTTCATCAAGGCGATTCGCCAGGAGATTGAGGCATCCCGAGCGGCGGCGAGTCACCATCAGATgatcaaaaataaatctacTGGCCATGATTTGACACTGAAGGGCATGTCCCTTAACGAGGCCCTCCAAATACTCAATGTGAAGGACTTGTCCAGCATCGAAGAGATCCGGGGCAACTATGAGCATCTGTTTCGAGCCAACGAGAAGGCAACAGGCGGCTCATTCTACATACAATCAAAGGTATTTCGTGCTAAGGAACGCATCGATCGTGAGCtattcaataaaatgcagGAGGCCATGAAAGAAGCTCCAACGGAAACCATCAAAGAAAGCTGA
- the LOC117565680 gene encoding RING-box protein 1-like: protein MADKKADSKDEQSEKKSGDTLWTGVLLDIQKDICAICRNHLKQLCIDCEAEQGSHVKKLEEMCPEVTGKCNHVFHWHCISPWLKTKTACPLDYRTWEFKYTGKENQKF, encoded by the exons ATGGCTGATAAGAAAGCTGATTCCAAGGACGAGCAATCCGAAAAG AAGTCGGGCGATACTTTGTGGACGG GTGTCCTGCTCGATATACAAAAGGACATCTGCGCCATCTGTCGCAATCATTTGAAGCAGCTGTGCATCGACTGTGAGGCGGAGCAGGGCAGCCACGTGAAGAAACTCGAGGAGATGTGCCCCGAGGTGACCGGTAAATGTAATCATGTCTTCCACTGGCATTGCATCTCGCCCTGGCTGAAGACCAAAACTGCTTGTCCCCTCGACTATCGCACCTGGGAGTTTAAGTACACCGGCAAGGAGAATCAAAAATTTTAg
- the LOC117565635 gene encoding defective chorion-1 protein, FC125 isoform — protein MRLLVLVLLIAALGSAQDAAQQQQATVVSGDAAAATVDSLTDAADTPTDTTNGTATDAAGTKPRFPTRDEILGQMPPVLPVRSGIPPVDAFYLMFPALSSLLRWGSLFPAQSILGAMPDNLQQSASKVVLVLADDANAQKSRVTRQNAPIVPPNPLNAPVMLQQLLSQMPQPNLGQSWLPDGLVGQMPPLPNIQDFNLGQPLAGLQLPSLDGLLGAPPPAPAAVTPPPPPPAAAKAATDDVAQAPPAVAQAPPPPFAGFFDGTNNMLGSALAAMPQAPTPDAFMAGLRQFWPGAAPAAAADATAQASDISEVRVKPETPESGSIINYRDPEQREAQLAQLKLKSALQMEQDKQRVPLLWFRMPPTSSNTKTTNSPTEQREIESKLQMFERQVIAELKLLQQIEALAREMRANAQEGGRQQQQQPAYKLRYPLSRTPVHKITRSDIERALRDDYVRRLLNKEAQRKVQGSAAFKRQATTSTTTPQQTLSKEDIVNVMAYAYRLANEKQRAAATAETTPQMQQQQRQWEAAEQQAVKEKTQQQQQQQEMMMRQMMSQPMEQQQQQQFLMQRQWMEEQAKRQQQQAQQEAMARQMETMQRQAAIDQQQQQQLAERQWADAKMRAMQQQRQWTEETMKLKQQQQQLQQQAQQQRQWTEEAMKQQTMQQQPMQQQQQPIMEQQQQLRQWEQPAERQWADEKMKAMRQQAEQQRQWSEESIRQQQQQQQQQAEQQQQMRQWSEDATKLKQQQQAEQMRQWSEDATKLKQQQQAEQMRQWSEDATKLKQQQQQQAEQQQLRQWEQAEDQQQQPRQWTEDATKVKQQEQQQQAEQQPMRMETDGDGLMVGEATPQMTDTDGKERHKVDVLGLGGNHHKKAKSKGAPTIINYYQQAPPPRPVAYHYAPPAPSSYGTSYGGGGYGSNAYGGYRAAVGNDAIDSMLREHQVLAAAIKPPTDDNSNTTTATLTTDDDNNNHRIQKSQSSASTSTSSHTSATTTTTSTSSTGEENDALLRAPKGFSDNLLRPYMGLLPIAQPHDPWTEKAFNPQHALYNGGGSYEPYLRPRRDTHIMPTPVQSHQLLTPGMLERLLRIKAEFQRRFPHLYQGMLNHQTNQTRVVVKPPLLVRNEPKLKSDSTPVYELGAAERGLFDEPSSDVEATSERIVEKKKKQHRDDDNDDDDDVDFFRFEDEDLEDNNDHDHHNNDNDKDVEPFDD, from the exons ATGAGATTGCTAGTTTTGGTGCTGTTGATTGCAGCGCTGGGCAGCGCACAGGATGcagcgcaacaacagcaggcgaCAGTTGTCAGCGGCgatgcagcagctgccactgtCGATAGCTTGACGGATGCCGCAGACACGCCCACGGACACAACAAATGGAACAGCAACGGATGCGGCTGGAACTAAGCCACGTTTCCCCACACGGGACGAG ATCCTCGGCCAGATGCCTCCGGTGTTGCCGGTGCGCAGCGGTATTCCTCCGGTTGATGCCTTCTACTTGATGTTCCCCGCGCTCAGCAGCCTGCTGCGTTGGGGCAGCCTCTTCCCCGCCCAGTCCATACTGGGCGCCATGCCCGACAATCTGCAGCAGTCGGCCTCCAAGGTGGTCCTCGTGCTGGCCGACGATGCGAATGCCCAGAAGTCGCGTGTCACCCGCCAGAATGCGCCGATTGTGCCACCGAATCCATTGAATGCACCCGTgatgttgcagcagctgctcagcCAAATGCCACAGCCGAATCTCGGCCAGAGTTGGCTGCCCGATGGTCTGGTGGGACAAATGCCGCCACTGCCCAACATACAGGACTTTAATCTTGGTCAACCACTTGCGGGTCTACAATTGCCATCCCTCGATGGTCTCTTGGGTGCACCACCGCCAGCTCCAGCTGCCGTAACCCCCCCTCCACCGCCGCCAGCTGCAGCGAAGGCTGCCACCGATGATGTGGCTCAAGCGCCGCCCGCCGTGGCCCAAGCACCACCGCCGCCATTTGCCGGTTTCTTCGATGGCACCAACAACATGCTGGGCAGCGCCTTGGCTGCCATGCCCCAAGCGCCCACACCTGACGCCTTCATGGCTGGTCTCCGACAATTCTGGCCAGGAGCAGCgcccgctgccgctgccgatGCGACCGCTCAAGCTTCGGACATCTCGGAGGTGCGTGTGAAACCCGAAACGCCTGAAAGCGGCAGTATCATCAACTACAGAGATCCAGAGCAAAGGGAGGCGCAGTTGGCACAGCTCAAACTGAAGTCAGCACTGCAAATGGAGCAGGATAAACAACGTGTGCCATTGTTGTGGTTCCGCATGCCACCAACGAGCAGCAACACGAAGACTACGAACAGTCCCACGGAACAGCGCGAGATTGAGTCGAAACTGCAAATGTTTGAGCGTCAGGTGATTGCCGAATtgaagctgctgcagcagattGAGGCTCTAGCTCGCGAGATGCGCGCCAATGCACAGGAAGGAGgacgtcagcagcagcagcagccggctTACAAGCTGCGTTATCCTTTGAGTCGGACGCCTGTGCATAAGATCACACGATCGGACATTGAGCGGGCGCTGCGCGATGATTATGTGCGACGTCTGTTGAACAAGGAAGCGCAACGCAAGGTGCAGGGAAGCGCAGCGTTCAAGCGTCaggcgacgacgtcgacgacaacGCCACAGCAAACGCTCTCCAAGGAGGACATCGTCAATGTGATGGCCTATGCTTACAGGCTGGCCAACGAGAAGCAacgagcagcagccacagctgaGACGACGccacaaatgcaacaacagcagcgacagtgGGAAGCGGCAGAGCAACAGGCAGTCAAGGAAAAgactcaacagcagcagcagcaacaggagaTGATGATGCGTCAGATGATGTCGCAACCAatggaacagcagcagcagcaacagtttctGATGCAGCGTCAGTGGATGGAGGAGCAGGcaaagcgacagcagcaacaggcacaACAGGAAGCCATGGCCAGGCAAATGGAGACGATGCAACGCCAGGCAGCGATcgatcagcagcaacagcaacagttggcgGAACGTCAATGGGCGGATGCCAAGATGCGggcaatgcagcagcaacgtcagTGGACGGAGGAGACaatgaagctgaagcagcaacagcagcagctgcagcaacaggcacaacagcaacgtcaGTGGACAGAGGAGGCAATGAAGCAGCAaacaatgcagcagcaaccaatgcagcagcaacagcaaccaataatggagcaacagcaacaactgcgtCAATGGGAACAACCAGCGGAGCGTCAATGGGCAGATGAGAAGATGAAGGCCATGAGGCAGCAGGCAGAGCAGCAGCGTCAGTGGTCAGAGGAGTCCAtaagacagcaacaacaacagcagcagcaacaagcggagcagcaacagcaaatgcgTCAATGGTCAGAAGATGCCACAAAgttgaagcaacagcagcaagctgAGCAAATGCGTCAATGGTCAGAAGATGCCACAAAgttgaagcaacagcaacaagctgaGCAAATGCGTCAATGGTCAGAAGACGCCACGAAgttgaagcaacaacaacagcaacaagcagaacaacaacagttgcgcCAATGGGAACAAGCTGAagatcaacagcagcagccacgtCAGTGGACAGAAGATGCGACAAAGGTGaagcaacaggagcagcagcaacaagcggAGCAACAACCAATGCGCATGGAGACGGACGGCGATGGCCTGATGGTGGGTGAGGCGACGCCACAAATGACGGATACCGATGGCAAGGAGCGTCACAAAG TCGACGTTTTGGGTTTGGGCGGCAATCATCACAAGAAGGCCAAGTCAAAGGGCGCACCAACGATCATCAATTACTATCAGCAGGCGCCACCACCACGTCCAGTTGCCTATCATTATGCCCCACCGGCGCCAAGCAGCTATGGTACCAGCTATGGCGGCGGCGGTTACGGATCGAATGCCTACGGTGGCTACCGGGCGGCAGTCGGCAATGATGCCATCGACAGCATGCTGCGCGAACATCAGGTCTTGGCGGCG GCAATAAAACCTCCCACcgatgacaacagcaacacgacCACAGCAACTTTGACGaccgacgacgacaacaacaatcatcGCATACAGAAAAG TcaatcatcagcatcaacatcaacatcatcacaTACATcagccacaaccacaaccacatcCACATCTTCGACCGGCGAGGAAAACGACGCTTTGCTAAGAGCCCCGAAGGGTTTCAGCGACAATCTGCTGCGTCCCTACATGGGTCTCTTGCCCATCGCCCAGCCCCACGATCCCTGGACGGAGAAAGCCTTTAATCCCCAACATGCGCTCTACAACGGCGGCGGCAGTTATGAACCGTATTTGCGACCCCGTCGGGACACTCACATTATGCCAACGCCGGTGCAAAGCCATCAGCTCCTGACGCCGGGCATGCTCGAGCGTCTGTTGCGCATTAAGGCGGAGTTTCAGCGACGGTTTCCGCATCTGTATCAGGGCATGCTCAATCATCAAACGAATCAGACGCGTGTCGTTGTTAAGCCGCCGTTGCTGGTACGCAACGAACCGAAACTTAAGAGCGATTCAACGCCTGTCTACGAGCTGGGAGCTGCGGAGCGAGGTCTTTTCGATGAGCCAAGCAGCGATGTGGAAGCGACTAGCGAACGCATCGttgagaagaaaaagaaacaacaccgagacgacgacaacgacgacgatgacgatgtggATTTCTTTCGCTTTGAGGATGAGGATTTGGAAGACAACAACGATCATGATCATCacaacaacgataacgataagGATGTTGAGCCTTTTGATGACTAA
- the LOC117565657 gene encoding uncharacterized protein LOC117565657: protein MLLQLCCFLLCLLAEAEPAVETPTTSSSSSLLSLALSQVLLESEMSQCKTLHVHLESGTDNATQQLLDLLTEVQRHVISTLQPLSLSHQRSLPYRPYKHAVLLLVSDIQSLRRIYAAQRATSNLSYTLVYMLQPQPTLAMQLFWQLSVLNVALLNSSDDELQLLSYFPFSAMHDCKQIRAQVVNSFDLRLQRWTSHQHFPAKLSNFFGCTLTCATWPDMPYLVLQPDGTFVGIEGELLQFMANNLNFTVGLYWLSQEEVRDTFNESGWIFDEIFGNKAEYALGGFHYKPSNSSEEQPYSQSMYYFMSHIMLITNLPSAYSTYEKLAFPFHPQLWLAIGLVLALSFLLLWLHQRRYQRYSQHPYYQLLVLTIGGQLLPAELPRRMHWRLLFVTWVMGTLVLRSAYQSGMYQMLRQDSQRNPPQTIAEVLAQSYTIQLVDGNADRWLASLPELRTQQLRHLAASELQSFGQLAVSSGSNERLAIITPYEYFGYFRKVHAMSRRLHLVRERIFTQQLSFNVRRHSHMVGVLNDQIMLAHSHGFLEHWTRQYVSAVDERDESIARITAVSYDTLDGLQPEGDAVDTPEQEREQEKQLRVLAFNELAALFWLTLWAHLVAAFVFGLELLIHK, encoded by the exons ATGCTGCTTCAGCTGTGCTGCTTCTTGCTGTGCCTCCTCGCTGAGGCTGAGCCTGCGGTGgagacaccaacaacatcatcatcatcatctttgcTGTCGTTGGCGTTGTCACAGGTGCTGTTGGAATCGGAGATGTCGCAGTGCAAGACGTTGCACGTTCATCTGGAGAGTGGCACAGATAATGCGACACAACAGTTGTTGGATCTGTTGACCGAGGTGCAACGTCATGTCATCAGCACCTTGCAACCGCTGAGCTTGTCGCATCAGCGTTCGCTTCCCTATCGTCCCTACAAGCATGCGGTGCTGTTGCTTGTCAGTGACATTCAATCGTTGCGTCGCATCTATGCCGCACAGCGTGCCACCAGCAATCTCTCCTACACGCTTGTCTACATGCTGCAACCGCAGCCAACGCTCGCCATGCAATTGTTTTGGCAGCTCAGTGTGCTAAATGTTGCTTTACTCAACTCATCAGATGATGAACTTCAGTTACTCAGCTACTTTCCCTTTAGTGCGATGCATGATTGCAAACAGATTCGCGCTCAGGTTGTTAACAGCTTCGATCTTCGGTTGCAACGTTGGACATCGCATCAACATTTCCCCGCAAAGCTGAGCAACTTCTTTGGCTGCACCTTGACCTGTGCCACCTGGCCGGATATGCCGTATCTGGTGCTGCAACCCGATGGCACTTTCGTTGGCATCGAGGGCGAACTGCTGCAGTTCATGGCCAACAATCTTAACTTTACCGTCGGTCTCTATTGGCTCAGTCAGGAGGAGGTGCGCGACACTTTCAACGAGTCTGGCTGGATATTCGATGAG ATCTTTGGCAACAAAGCGGAATATGCCTTGGGCGGCTTTCACTACAAGCCAAGCAATAGCAGCGAGGAGCAACCGTATTCACAATCCATGTACTACTTCATGAGCCACATTATGCTGATCACGAATCTACCGAGCGCCTACTCGACCTACGAAAAACTCGCTTTTCCCTTCCATCCGCAACTGTGGCTTGCCATCGGTTTGGTGCTGGCTCTGAGCTTCCTGCTGCTCTGGCTGCACCAGCGACGCTATCAACGTTATTCTCAG CATCCCTATTACCAACTGCTGGTGCTGACGATTGGCGGCCAACTGCTGCCCGCTGAGTTGCCCCGGAGGATGCACTGGCGTCTGCTGTTCGTCACCTGGGTGATGGGCACACTGGTGCTGCGCAGCGCATATCAGTCGGGTATGTATCAGATGCTGCGGCAGGACTCGCAGCGAAATCCTCCTCAGACGATTGCCGAGGTGTTGGCTCAGAGTTATACGATTCAATTGGTGGATGGGAATGCGGATCGTTGGCTTGCCAGTTTGCCGGAGTTGCGAACACAACAGTTGCGCCATCTAGCTGCGAGTGAGTTGCAATCGTTTGGTCAACTGGCGGTGAGTAGCGGCAGCAACGAGCGACTCGCGATCATCACACCCTACGAATACTTTGGCTACTTTCGCAAAGTGCATGCGATGAGTCGGCGCTTGCATTTAGTTCGCGAACGGATTTTCACACAGCAACTGTCGTTCAATGTGCGACGACACTCGCATATGGTCGGAGTGCTTAACGATCAGATAATGTTGGCCCATTCGCATGGCTTCCTCGAGCACTGGACGCGGCAATATGTGAGCGCCGTGGATGAGCGAGATGAGAGCATTGCCCGGATCACGGCTGTTTCGTATGACACTCTCGATGGTCTGCAGCCGGAGGGCGATGCTGTGGATACGCCGGAGCAGGAGCGGGAGCAGGAGAAGCAGCTGCGTGTGCTGGCGTTCAATGAGTTGGCCGCACTCTTTTGGCTGACACTGTGGGCGCATTTGGTCGCCGCGTTTGTCTTTGGCCTCGAACTGTTGATCCATAAATAA